Proteins found in one Coffea eugenioides isolate CCC68of chromosome 5, Ceug_1.0, whole genome shotgun sequence genomic segment:
- the LOC113771058 gene encoding putative disease resistance protein RGA1, producing MAELFVPKIIDQLSNVLVKQFGEKVNLVMGVEEEVANISSKLATIEKVLHDAETRRLKDKSVGIWLEKLEDITYEMDDVLDEWNFKIHRAKNEGTQQNARLQATLWSKIILIDGSK from the coding sequence ATGGCTGAATTGTTTGTTCCAAAGATAATTGATCAACTGAGTAATGTTCTCGTGAAGCAGTTTGGGGAGAAGGTCAACCTGGTGATGGGGGTTGAAGAGGAGGTGGCAAATATCTCCTCTAAGTTGGCAACCATTGAAAAAGTGCTGCATGATGCAGAGACACGAAGGCTGAAGGACAAAAGTGTTGGAATTTGGCTAGAAAAGCTTGAGGACATAACATATGAGATGGACGACGTGCTGGACGAATGGAACTTCAAGATTCACAGAGCAAAGAATGAGGGAACTCAACAGAATGCCAGATTGCAGGCAACATTGTGGAGCAAG